The proteins below come from a single Benincasa hispida cultivar B227 chromosome 4, ASM972705v1, whole genome shotgun sequence genomic window:
- the LOC120075275 gene encoding phytochrome A-like, with amino-acid sequence MSSTSRPSQSSRNTGGGSSSSSQSRHSSRILTQTSIDAKLHSHFEQSGSSFDYSTSIHLTTNPTAAPPTTTIAYLQHIQKSNLIQPFGCLLALHPTTLKLIAFSQNAPEMLATVAHTVPDGDNHPLLAIGTDLRAIFTAPTATALLKALAFPDVTLLNPILVHSKSSGKPFYAILHRVTGSIIIDFEPLKPDQVPVTAAGALQSYKLAAKAITRLQALPSGSLVRLCDTMVQEVFELTGYDRVMTYKFHDDDHGEVFSEVTKPGLEPYLGLHYPATDIPQAARFLFMKNKVRMIVDCRAKHVKVIQDHNLDFDLTLCGSTLRAPHSCHLQYMENMDSIASLVMAIVVNEEEDEENFDQNNNNNDASLQKYKRKRLWGLVVCHNTTPRFVPFPLRYACEFLAQVFAIHVNKELELENQILEKNILRTQTLLCDMLMRDAPLGIVSRTPNIMDLVKSDGAALLYNNKIWRLGITPTDFHLQDLASWIFEYHMDSTGLSTDSLYDAGYPGALALGDAVCGMAAVRISSEDMIFWFRSHTASEIRWGGAKHEPGEKDDGRKMHPRSSFKAFLEVVKTRSLPWKDFEMDAIHSLQLILRNTFKDTDDHMSEIHRKSIQTTLSDLKIIDGRQELESVTSEMVRLIETATVPILAVDVDGLVNGWNSKIAELTGLSVEKAIGKHLLTLVEDSSVEIVKKMLVLALQGQEEKNVQFEIKTHNSDIESGSISLIVNACASKDLSENVVGVCFVAQDITCQKIVMDKFTKLQGDYKAIVQNPNPLIPPIFGLDEFGWCSEWNLAMTKLSGWSREAVLNKMLLGEVFGTQLNSKSCCCHLKNQEAFVNLGIVLNNAMSGQDTEKNISFGFHAKNGIFVECLLCVNKILDKDGGVIGVFCFLQLASQELQQALSIQKLCERTALNRLKALGYMKRQIQNPLCGIIFSRKMLQQTQLGVEQKQLLHNSVNCQRQISKVLDESHDLDHIIQGLIELEMVEFSLYEVLVVAISQVMMKSKGKGIQIENEVAEEIMTETLYGDNLRLQQVMADFLLISVNYAPTGGQLMVSTNFTKAHLGNSVHLVHLEFRITYVGGGIPESLLNEMFGNDEDPSEEGFSLFISRKLVKMMNGDVRYVREFGKSSFIITLELAAAHKLRT; translated from the exons ATGTCATCAACAAGTAGACCAAGCCAGAGTTCCAGGAACACTGGAGGAGGATCTTCCTCCTCATCACAATCAAGACACAGCTCTAGAATCCTCACTCAAACCTCCATTGATGCAAAGCTTCATTCCCACTTTGAACAATCCGGTTCTTCCTTTGACTACTCCACTTCAATCCATCTCACCACCAACCCAACGGCCGCACCACCCACCACCACCATCGCATACCTCCAACACATCCAAAAATCCAACCTCATCCAACCCTTTGGCTGCCTCTTAGCCCTCCACCCCACCACCCTCAAACTCATCGCCTTCAGCCAGAATGCCCCTGAAATGCTCGCCACCGTCGCCCACACCGTACCCGATGGGGACAACCACCCCCTCCTTGCTATTGGTACCGACCTCCGAGCCATCTTCACTGCTCCCACCGCCACTGCCCTCCTCAAGGCCCTCGCCTTCCCCGACGTTACCCTCCTCAACCCCATTCTCGTCCACTCCAAGTCCTCAGGAAAGCCCTTTTACGCCATTCTCCATCGCGTCACCGGTAGCATTATCATTGACTTCGAACCCCTCAAACCCGACCAAGTCCCTGTCACGGCCGCAGGAGCTCTCCAGTCCTATAAGCTCGCAGCCAAAGCCATCACTCGTCTCCAAGCTCTCCCTAGTGGGAGCCTGGTTAGACTTTGTGACACCATGGTTCAAGAAGTATTTGAGTTGACAGGTTACGATAGAGTTATGACTTATAAGTTTCACGATGATGATCACGGAGAGGTTTTTTCCGAGGTTACGAAGCCTGGCCTTGAACCTTATCTAGGTTTACATTATCCAGCCACTGACATTCCTCAGGCTGCTAGGTTTTTGTTCATGAAGAACAAAGTTAGAATGATTGTGGATTGCAGAGCCAAGCATGTGAAAGTCATTCAAGATCACAACCTTGATTTTGATTTGACTTTGTGTGGGTCCACTTTAAGAGCTCCTCATAGTTGCCATTTGCAATATATGGAAAATATGGACTCTATTGCCTCTTTGGTTATGGCCATTGTAGTGAATGAAGAGGAAGATGAAGAGAACTTTGAtcaaaataacaacaataatgatGCTTCTTTGCAAAAGTATAAGAGGAAAAGGTTATGGGGTTTGGTGGTTTGTCATAACACAACTCCTAGATTTGTTCCTTTTCCTCTTAGATATGCTTGTGAGTTTCTAGCTCAAGTTTTTGCCATTCATGTCAACAAGGAATTGGAGTTAGAGAATCAAATTCTGGAGAAAAATATCCTGAGAACTCAAACACTTTTATGTGACATGTTAATGAGAGATGCTCCTTTAGGAATCGTGTCAAGGACTCCTAATATAATGGATCTTGTCAAATCTGATGGAGCTGCATTATTGTACAATAACAAGATATGGAGATTGGGGATAACCCCAACTGATTTTCATCTTCAGGATCTTGCTTCATGGATTTTCGAATATCATATGGATTCCACTGGTTTGAGTACTGATAGCTTGTACGATGCTGGGTACCCCGGTGCACTGGCACTAGGTGATGCGGTGTGTGGGATGGCTGCTGTGAGGATATCTTCCGAGGACATGATTTTCTGGTTCCGATCGCACACTGCTTCGGAGATTCGGTGGGGCGGGGCGAAGCATGAGCCAGGTGAGAAGGATGATGGAAGGAAAATGCATCCAAGATCATCTTTTAAGGCTTTTCTTGAAGTGGTTAAGACAAGGAGTTTGCCTTGGAAGGACTTTGAAATGGATGCAATTCATTCTTTGCAACTTATTTTAAGGAACACCTTTAAAGATACAGATGATCATATGAGCGAGATTCATAGAAAATCAATACAAACAACACTTAGTGACCTCAAGATTATTGATGGGAGGCAAGAATTGGAATCAGTAACAAGTGAGATGGTTAGATTGATTGAAACAGCCACTGTTCCAATTTTGGCTGTTGATGTAGATGGGCTTGTGAATGGGTGGAACTCAAAAATTGCTGAATTGACTGGACTCTCTGTTGAGAAAGCTATTGGCAAGCATTTGCTCACATTAGTGGAAGATTCTTCTGTTGAAATTGTCAAGAAGATGTTGGTCTTGGCATTGCAAG GTCAAGAGGAAAAAAACGTTCAATTCGAGATAAAAACACACAACTCAGACATCGAATCGGGCTCCATAAGTCTAATAGTAAATGCTTGTGCAAGCAAAGACTTAAGTGAAAATGTGGTGGGAGTGTGCTTTGTAGCACAAGACATAACATGTCAAAAGATAGTAATGGACAAGTTCACAAAATTACAAGGTGATTACAAAGCCATAGTACAAAACCCTAATCCACTAATCCCTCCAATATTTGGGTTAGATGAATTTGGTTGGTGCTCAGAATGGAACTTAGCAATGACAAAACTAAGTGGATGGTCTCGTGAAGCAGTTCTCAACAAAATGCTTTTAGGAGAAGTATTTGGAACACAATTAAACTCCAAATCATGTTGTTGCCATCTCAAGAATCAAGAGGCTTTTGTGAATCTTGGGATTGTATTGAACAATGCAATGAGTGGGCAAGATACTGAAAAGAATATCTCATTTGGTTTTCATGCTAAAAATGGGATATTTGTTGAATGTCTATTATGTGTCAATAAGATATTGGATAAAGATGGTGGAGTTATTGGGGTTTTTTGCTTCTTGCAACTTGCAAGTCAAGAGCTGCAACAAGCATTGAGTATTCAAAAACTATGTGAGAGGACTGCTTTGAATAGGTTGAAGGCACTGGGATATATGAAGAGGCAGATTCAAAATCCTCTTTGTGGGATTATTTTTTCAAGGAAAATGTTGCAGCAAACTCAATTGGGAGTGGAACAGAAGCAACTTTTGCATAATAGTGTCAATTGTCAAAGGCAAATCTCCAAGGTTCTTGATGAGTCTCATGATCTTGATCATATTATTCAAGG TTTAATTGAATTAGAAATGGTTGAGTTTTCATTGTATGAAGTATTGGTGGTAGCAATTAGTCAAGTGATGATGAAGAGCAAAGGGAAAGGTATTCAAATAGAAAATGAAGTTGCTGAAGAGATCATGACTGAGACCTTATATGGAGACAATTTGAGACTTCAACAAGTCATGGCTGATTTCTTGTTGATATCAGTTAATTATGCACCAACAGGAGGCCAACTTATGGTTTCAACAAATTTCACTAAGGCTCATTTAGGAAACTCAGTACATCTTGTGCATCTTGAATTCAG GATAACATATGTTGGAGGAGGCATACCAGAATCATTGTTGAATGAGATGTTTGGGAATGATGAGGATCCATCTGAAGAAGGTTTCAGCCTATTTATAAGTAGAAAATTGGTGAAGATGATGAATGGAGATGTGAGATATGTGAGGGAATTTGGGAAGTCAAGCTTCATCATAACTCTTGAACTTGCTGCTGCTCATAAGTTAAGAACCTAA